In the Theobroma cacao cultivar B97-61/B2 chromosome 1, Criollo_cocoa_genome_V2, whole genome shotgun sequence genome, one interval contains:
- the LOC18612165 gene encoding PLASMODESMATA CALLOSE-BINDING PROTEIN 2 codes for MDRREIFTKIFLLFCLLLCPGPSDARKVDISTDKRDITTPITTVPTIIPSIPTSSDPVLNPNSNPDSSSPVTMTPMTVPTTMTSPVSSGGSWCVASQSASKTALQVALDYACGYGGADCAAIQTGGGCYNPNTVRDHASYAFNSYYQKNPVPSSCNFGGTAVTTSTDPSGGTCQYQSTSTSSSVLNTTNSNGSHVFGAVPSHPSPSAAAATKLTRSPPFLPVACLILLLARFYQ; via the exons ATGGATAGAAGGGAAATTTTCACCAAAATATTCCTCCTGTTCTGTCTCTTGCTCTGTCCAG GTCCAAGTGATGCTAGGAAGGTTGATATTTCCACTGACAAAAGGGACATTACCACTCCAATAACAACCGTCCCCACAATAATTCCCAGCATTCCCACTTCATCCGATCCAGTTTTGAATCCCAATTCGAACCCGGATTCGTCATCTCCGGTGACCATGACTCCGATGACGGTTCCAACTACAATGACATCCCCTGTATCTTCAGGGGGCAGCTGGTGTGTGGCTAGCCAGAGTGCATCCAAGACTGCATTACAAGTTGCTCTAGACTACGCCTGTGGCTACGGTGGTGCTGATTGTGCAGCAATTCAGACCGGAGGTGGCTGCTACAACCCCAACACTGTTCGTGATCATGCTTCTTACGCATTTAACAGCTATTACCAGAAGAATCCAGTTCCTAGTAGCTGTAATTTTGGAGGGACCGCTGTTACTACCAGCACAGATCCAA GTGGCGGGACATGTCAGTATCAATCCACAAG CACAAGTTCTTCTGTCTTAAACACTACCAATTCAAATGGTTCACATGTTTTCGGTGCCGTGCCTTCACACCCATCTCCATCAGCTGCCGCCGCCACCAAATTGACCCGCTCGCCGCCGTTTCTTCCAGTGGCATGCCTCATTTTGTTGCTGGCTAGATTCTATCAATAG
- the LOC18612167 gene encoding AT-hook motif nuclear-localized protein 16, with translation MGEGTDLRVTMDQNQEQDKGNLHRPGIDAILMAPKITKAVTPVSAAEGENIRRPRGRPAGSKNKPKPPIIITRDSANALRAHALEVSSGCDVNESLANFARRKQRGICVLSGSGCVTNVTLRQPASSGAIVTLHGRYEILSLLGSILPPPAPPGITGLTIYLAGAQGQVVGGGVVGALIASGPVLVMAASFMNATFDRLPLDDDEVAAAMPNQYHQNARHHHLDISDLYGMPQNLITNGTMPPEIYSWAPGRNMSKA, from the coding sequence ATGGGGGAAGGCACGGATTTGAGAGTAACCATGGATCAAAACCAAGAACAAGACAAGGGGAATCTCCATAGACCAGGCATTGATGCGATACTAATGGCCCCCAAAATCACCAAGGCAGTGACCCCAGTCTCTGCTGCTGAGGGTGAGAACATTAGGCGGCCTCGAGGGAGGCCAGCAGGCTCCAAAAACAAGCCGAAGCCACCCATTATCATTACTCGTGACAGTGCTAATGCGCTAAGAGCCCATGCACTGGAGGTGAGCTCAGGTTGTGATGTAAATGAGAGTTTAGCTAATTTTGCGAGGAGAAAGCAGCGTGGCATTTGCGTACTTAGCGGGAGCGGCTGTGTAACCAATGTTACACTCAGGCAACCGGCCTCCTCCGGTGCTATTGTTACTCTACATGGCCGGTATGAGATTCTCTCCTTGCTTGGATCAATCCTGCCCCCTCCAGCCCCACCCGGGATTACAGGGCTTACCATTTACCTGGCTGGAGCTCAGGGGCAGGTCGTGGGTGGAGGAGTAGTGGGTGCACTCATTGCTTCCGGTCCTGTTTTGGTCATGGCTGCATCCTTCATGAATGCCACCTTTGATCGTCTACCATTGGATGATGATGAAGTTGCAGCTGCTATGCCGAATCAATATCACCAGAATGCTCGGCACCATCACCTGGACATTTCTGATTTGTATGGGATGCCACAGAACTTGATCACCAATGGCACCATGCCTCCTGAGATATACTCTTGGGCACCGGGGCGAAACATGTCAAAAGCCTAA
- the LOC18612166 gene encoding pentatricopeptide repeat-containing protein At2g42920, chloroplastic, with translation MVQCFCSLTPSPASITKFISDQPYLSLLENNCTSMKDLKKLHAQLIKTGLVNDIIAASRVLAFCVSPAGDMNYAYLVFTQIKNPNLFTWNTIIRGFSQSSNPQIAISLFIDMLVGSSIQPERLTYPSVFKAYAQLGLACDGRQLHGRVIKLGLDYDQFIRNTIIYMYANCGLLSEAWRMFDEEHMELDIVAWNSMIIGLAKCGEIDESRRLFNKMVSRNTVSWNSMISGYVRNGRFLEALELFQEMQEEHIRPSEFTMVSLLNACACLGAITQGKWIHDYILKQNFELNGIVVTAIIDMYCKCGNAEKALQVFTTSPKEGLSCWNSMILGLATNGCENEARQLFSKLESLSLKPDHVTFIGVLMACNSAGMVDKAKYYFSLMTEKYKIKPTIKHYSCMVDVLGNAGLLEEAEQLIRSMPVNEDAIIWGSLLSACRKHGNVGMAKRAAKLVIELDPAERSGYVLMSNVYAATRQFEEAIKQRLSMKEKQLQKEPGCSLIEVNDVVHEFVSGGRLHPQAKEIYSVLNELKLMLQLKETWN, from the coding sequence ATGGTCCAATGTTTTTGCTCCCTAACACCGTCTCCAGCTTCCATAACCAAATTTATATCAGATCAGCCATACCTCTCCCTGCTGGAAAACAACTGCACTTCCATGAAAGACCTCAAAAAGCTTCATGCCCAACTCATCAAAACTGGCCTAGTCAATGACATCATAGCAGCTAGCCGTGTCCTGGCCTTCTGTGTATCTCCCGCAGGTGACATGAACTATGCTTACTTGGTTTTTACACAAATCAAAAACCCAAATCTCTTCACTTGGAATACTATCATTAGAGGCTTCTCTCAAAGCTCTAATCCGCAAATTGCAATCTCTCTTTTCATTGACATGTTAGTGGGTTCCTCTATACAACCAGAAAGGCTGACCTATCCTTCAGTCTTTAAGGCCTATGCTCAACTTGGTCTTGCGTGTGACGGAAGACAGCTTCATGGCAGAGTTATAAAGCTGGGTCTTGATTATGATCAATTTATACGAAACACTATCATTTATATGTATGCGAATTGTGGTCTTCTGAGTGAAGCTTGGCGAATGTTTGATGAAGAACATATGGAACTTGACATTGTTGCATGGAATTCCATGATTATAGGGCTTGCTAAATGTGGAGAGATTGATGAGTCTAGAAGACTGtttaataaaatggtgtcAAGAAACACTGTTTCATGGAATTCAATGATTAGTGGCTATGTTAGGAATGGTAGGTTTTTGGAAGCATTGGAGCTTTTTCAAGAAATGCAAGAAGAGCATATTCGGCCTAGTGAATTTACAATGGTCAGCTTGCTAAATGCTTGTGCTTGCTTGGGAGCAATTACACAAGGAAAATGGATTCATGATTATATACTAAAGCAAAATTTTGAGTTGAATGGCATTGTGGTTACTGCAATCATAGACATGTATTGCAAGTGTGGCAATGCTGAGAAGGCTCTACAAGTTTTTACAACATCTCCCAAGGAAGGGTTATCGTGTTGGAACTCAATGATCTTAGGCCTAGCTACCAATGGATGTGAAAACGAAGCACGTCAATTGTTTTCTAAGCTAGAGTCTTTGAGTCTTAAACCAGACCATGTCACTTTCATTGGTGTCCTAATGGCCTGTAATAGTGCAGGCATGGTGGATAAagcaaaatattatttctcaTTGATGACGGAGAAATACAAAATCAAACCAACCATTAAGCACTATAGTTGCATGGTTGATGTGCTAGGTAATGCTGGACTCCTTGAAGAGGCAGAACAGCTGATAAGAAGTATGCCCGTTAATGAAGATGCCATTATATGGGGGTCTTTGCTCTCAGCTTGCAGGAAGCATGGAAATGTTGGGATGGCAAAAAGGGCAGCAAAGCTTGTTATTGAACTTGATCCAGCTGAACGCTCTGGATATGTACTTATGTCTAACGTTTATGCTGCAACTAGGCAATTTGAGGAAGCAATCAAGCAAAGGCTTTCAATGAAAGAGAAGCAATTACAGAAAGAACCAGGGTGTAGTCTGATTGAAGTAAATGATGTTGTTCATGAGTTTGTATCTGGTGGAAGGCTGCACCCTCAAGCAAAGGAGATATACTCTGTACTGAATGAGTTGAAACTCATGTTACAATTGAAGGAAACTTGGAACTAG
- the LOC18612168 gene encoding uncharacterized protein LOC18612168 produces the protein MGSDSKSNGSDGGGGGGGGGGGGGGQIPASVKKVVQDLKEVVGNNCTDSEIYAVLRDCNMDPNEAVQRLLSQDTFHKVKSRRERRKEMKETQELKNRANNGTSNRGVRGGSEHSFGWSGSTKISSNELGKAASRKENASVASIPYSASSTICATGQTLNEQPCPQSNSFNADNRRQSMGTGDMIDSSLQPSLGSQPTRVGATLGHVTMADIVRMGRPQSKGSQMPCETSFIPQDAVLPNSAIYHMKPSDATSPSQPGTHQDLQSSDLDMTFESGKKSRQHDFDNEWPVVEPITASSDIGSTMYSNQSYLYSNRANLSNNCWSDNILVTESDAARENLSSDQTSSAQASSKQIFMNGSEGTPKHDDDLSKNKNSSSPDSYRQIHEHQEGIGRDSHISVPNPTSLSDDAIKAVASAAVNLQQLSLGKEQPAATPTEENCGLVLPNDLQVFSADCSHLSFGTYKSGKSTALSQPQASSSLTKDLEGTFTAPNGPSSVHLTSRDTVNLDEEQLEFAFDNHRAAAAAKSSLAELRKLDIPDAAAHGNDFVFHSSIPGSSFKNIQQLSSAFPSVNAPTARNVSSLPSEVQSYSNSIPSELSAASIQSLKARDSAAYLASQSISSRYCASTSSMKNPTISMSEVLNSGALSVSHPSLLAQHGANLATGPVLKEHLSAHSYSQTGYPAIPQSHTYSPYALQHAYPNGNVFHESFSGMKYNLPQYRSNSMSSLPLSGSYTSGYESLGNSTDIPGSFLHNLSAGPAGSKVGYDDFLRSQYRDGGANFNLLQQNDGSAVWDYVHGSRTTSTIPHSAYYSLQGQNHQLAGYHQGQRHSQLHGFLGYPGVYNSQAGITREQQQQNLGDVILNGSQGPSSKQLPQNWQRRY, from the exons ATGGGGAGTGATAGCAAGAGCAATGGTAGTGATGGCGGCGGCGGCGGTGGCGGTGGCGGTGGCGGTGGCGGAGGACAGATACCGGCTTCGGTAAAGAAAGTGGTGCAGGACCTCAAAGAGGTAGTTGGTAATAACTGTACGGACTCGGAGATCTACGCCGTCCTTAGAGACTGTAATATGGACCCTAACGAAGCCGTTCAACGCCTCCTCTCTCAAG aTACTTTTCATAAGGTGAAAAGCAGACgtgaaagaagaaaggag ATGAAAGAGACACAAGAACTAAAAAATCGAGCAAACAATGGGACTTCTAATCGTGGTGTTAGAGGTGGTAGTGAACATTCTTTTGGGTGGAGTGGATCAACTAAAATCAGCTCCAATG AACTTGGTAAAGCTGCATCCAGGAAAGAGAACGCTTCTGTTGCTTCTATTCCCTATTCAGCTTCTTCTACAATATGTGCAACGGGACAAACTTTGAATGAGCAGCCTTGCCCTCAAAG CAATTCTTTTAATGCTGATAATAGAAGACAATCAATGGGAACAGGTGACATGATTGATTCATCTTTGCAACCGTCTCTCGGATCACAACCTACTAGGGTGGGGGCCACCTTAGGACATGTTACTATGGCTGATATTGTAAGAATGGGTCGGCCACAGAGCAAAGGCTCACAAATGCCATGTGAAACATCTTTTATCCCCCAAGATGCGGTTCTACCAAACTCAGCCATCTACCACATGAAGCCTTCCGATGCTACTTCACCTTCACAACCAGGAACACACCAAGATTTGCAGTCTTCAGATTTGGATATGACTTTTGAATCTGGAAAGAAATCTAGGCAGCATGATTTTGATAATGAATGGCCCGTGGTTGAACCAATAACAGCTTCTAGTGATATTGGTTCTACTATGtactcaaatcaatcttactTATATAGTAACAGAGCTAATTTGTCTAATAACTGCTGGTCAGACAATATTCTAGTAACAGAGAGTGATGCTGCCAGGGAGAATCTTAGTTCTGATCAGACCAGCTCTGCTCAAGCATCtagtaaacaaatatttatGAATGGTTCTGAAGGAACACCTAAACATGATGATGACCTGTCTAAGAATAAGAATTCAAGTTCACCTGATTCTTATCGGCAAATCCATGAGCACCAGGAAG GAATAGGTAGAGATTCTCATATATCTGTTCCAAATCCTACATCTTTGTCTGATGATGCCATCAAAGCTGTAGCATCAGCTGCAGTGAACTTACAACAACTAAGTTTAGGGAAGGAGCAACCAGCAGCAACTCCAACAGAGGAGAACTGTGGACTGGTGCTTCCAAATGATTTGCAAGTCTTTTCTGCTGACTGCTCGCATTTGAGCTTTGGTACCTACAAATCCGGCAAGAGTACAGCATTGTCCCAGCCACAAGCATCCAGTTCCTTGACAAAAGACTTGGAAGGGACCTTTACAGCTCCAAATGGTCCATCCTCTGTGCATTTAACCTCGAG GGACACAGTAAATCTTGATGAAGAGCAGCTTGAATTTGCTTTTGATAATCATAGAGCAGCTGCAGCAGCCAAATCTTCACTAGCAGAGCTCAGGAAACTAGATATTCCTGATGCAGCAGCCCATGGGAATGATTTTGTCTTCCATTCATCTATACCTGGTTCTAGTTTCAAGAACATCCAACAATTAAGTTCTGCATTTCCTTCTGTGAATGCCCCAACTGCTAGGAATGTTTCTTCTTTGCCAAGTGAAGTG CAATCATATTCGAACTCTATACCTAGCGAGTTATCGGCAGCGAGTATTCAGTCTTTAAAAGCAAGAGATTCTGCAGCATACCTTGCATCACAGTCAATTTCATCAAGATACTGCGCTTCTACATCATCAATGAAGAACCCAACTATATCCATGTCTGAG GTTTTAAATTCTGGAGCCTTGTCTGTTTCCCACCCATCCTTGCTGGCCCAGCATGGTGCCAACCTTGCTACTGGACCTGTACTAAAGGAGCATTTGTCAGCACATTCTTATTCTCAAACTGGCTACCCAGCCATACCTCAAAGCCATACATATTCACCATATGCTTTGCAACATGCATATCCAAATGGCAATGTGTTCCATGAATCTTTCTCAGGGATGAAGTACAATCTCCCACAGTACAGAAGTAATAGTATGAGCAGCTTGCCTTTGTCGGGTTCTTACACATCTGGTTATGAAAGTTTAGGGAATTCTACTGATATTCCTGGAAGTTTTCTTCACAATCTATCTGCTGGTCCAGCAGGCAGCAAAGTTGGCTATGATGACTTTTTACGCTCTCAGTACAGGGATGGAGGAGCTAATTTTAACTTACTTCAACAG AATGATGGCTCTGCTGTATGGGATTATGTACATGGTTCAAGAACTACATCAACTATTCCACATAGTGCTTATTACAGTTTACAAGGACAGAATCACCAACTTGCTGGATATCATCAGGGCCAGCGACATTCACAGCTTCACGGATTTTTGGGGTATCCTGGCGTTTATAATTCTCAAGCAGGGATCACAAGAGAACAGCAGCAGCAAAATCTTGGTGATGTGATTTTAAATGGTTCTCAAGGCCCATCATCTAAGCAACTACCCCAAAATTGGCAGCGCAGGTACTAA
- the LOC18612164 gene encoding uncharacterized protein LOC18612164: MEDHSLSLPLLASPAAVSSSASAAEDDGNGSFSSSSRIIPRFLLVIFIGTVSIWASHEASKGFNVTVINNDKESPAGQRFALFYVSNDEATRIILNTSAVVENILYPDPNQTKKPVHHVILQLASKNLTSKVIVDTSKSKEFVYTISLSPSILEGSNVKHDVIFAIQRAMARIWLWDGESRAPPWLIDGMEEYIWMQAGFDGHEKETLHPGLELFGPEQFCFLLSQVCSNSNNLSSGSGDGKGKSGRLCWEDKDPKIVAQAFSYLEQQKKGYIRGLNQMLRDPWTDNQPCER, from the coding sequence ATGGAGGACCATAGCCTTTCTCTACCTCTCTTAGCTTCCCCTGCCGCTGTCTCCTCCTCTGCCTCCGCCGCAGAGGATGATGGAAACGGTTCTTTCTCGTCGAGTTCCCGAATCATTCCCCGGTTTCTTTTGGTAATTTTCATTGGAACAGTCTCCATATGGGCAAGCCACGAAGCATCAAAAGGGTTCAACGTAACTGTAATCAACAATGACAAGGAGTCTCCAGCTGGGCAACGCTTTGCTCTGTTTTACGTATCAAATGATGAAGCCACACGGATCATCCTGAACACAAGCGCCGTGGTCGAAAACATTCTTTATCCAGACCCCAACCAAACCAAGAAGCCAGTTCACCATGTCATTCTCCAGCTTGCTAGCAAGAACTTGACGAGCAAAGTCATTGTAGACACAAGCAAAAGCAAAGAGTTTGTCTATACCATCAGTTTAAGTCCATCAATATTGGAAGGAAGCAATGTCAAGCATGATGTTATTTTCGCCATACAACGAGCCATGGCTCGGATATGGCTCTGGGATGGCGAGTCCAGGGCTCCACCTTGGCTCATAGATGGCATGGAAGAGTATATATGGATGCAGGCTGGATTTGATGGCCATGAGAAAGAAACATTACATCCAGGATTGGAATTATTCGGACCAGAAcagttttgttttcttctttctcagGTTTGTTCCAACTCCAACAACCTCAGCTCGGGTTCTGGTGATGGGAAGGGCAAATCAGGTCGGCTTTGCTGGGAAGATAAGGACCCAAAAATTGTGGCACAGGCTTTCAGTTATCTTGAGCAGCAAAAGAAGGGGTATATTCGAGGATTGAATCAGATGCTTAGAGATCCGTGGACTGACAATCAGCCATGCGAGCGATGA